The following coding sequences lie in one Ostrea edulis chromosome 8, xbOstEdul1.1, whole genome shotgun sequence genomic window:
- the LOC125662407 gene encoding uncharacterized protein LOC125662407 — MAENIAEGEKEKAFDHIFNTNLNHRSWDGENVRDTCLIYIVDKGEPKILSNEEGKHAEINLKEELLKDDMDMAVQRNIQVYINNSPCRACADELIVFLDMEKNSKVHMEIYAASLYNIKRKSCIDNGEPHVNSMDEKESEKESDSNAEGLRKLMEHPNCEMRVFKEKAWDDLMHILEIHQEDFNERYETTSEGNDRSRRNEDERLKEDLKDISQKKIISWHEYFMGVAFLSAKRSKDPNRQVGACIINDERRIVATGYNGFVELDSGSDNDAYFPWTKPDKHRYVCHAEMNAVVNRHGTSLKGCTVYVTLFPCNECTKLLIQSGIKEVIYYADDKAAKEEFKASWEMLELKGVKLREYKDLDGKYQGRRINLKFDDFAK, encoded by the exons GTGAAAAAGAGAAGGCATTTGATCATATATTCAACACTAATTTGAATCATCGATCGTGGGATGGAGAAAATGTAAGAGATACATGTTTGATTTATATTGTTGACAAGGGAGAGCCTAAGATACTATCGAATGAAGAAGGCAAGCATGCTGAGATAAACCTTAAAGAAGAACTCCTTAAAGATGACATGGATATGGCGGTACAACGTAATATACAAGTGTATATTAACAACTCGCCATGTAGAGCTTGCGCCGATGAATTGATCGTTTTTCTTGATATGGAGAAGAATAGTAAAGTACACATGGAAATCTATGCAGCAAGTCTGTATAACATAAAACGGAAGTCCTGCATCGACAATGGTGAACCACATGTCAACTCCATGGATGAAAAGGAAAGCGAAAAGGAAAGCGACAGTAACGCTGAAGGTTTGAGGAAGTTAATGGAACATCCTAATTGCGAAATGcgggttttcaaagaaaaagcATGGGATGACTTAATGCATATTCTTGAAATCCATCAGGAAGATTTTAATGAAAGATATGAGACGACGTCAGAGGGAAACGATCGAAGTAGACGGAATGAAGATGAAAGGCTTAAAGAGGATCTGAAAGACATCTC TCAAAAGAAGATAATTTCATGGCACGAGTACTTTATGGGTGTTGCGTTTTTGTCTGCAAAAAGAAGCAAGGATCCAAATCGACAG GTCGGAGCATGCATTATAAATGACGAAAGAAGAATTGTTGCAACAGGATATAACGGCTTCGTCGAACTCGATTCTGGCAGTGACAACGATGCTTACTTTCCATGGACAAAACCTGATAAACATAGATATG TTTGTCATGCAGAAATGAATGCAGTTGTGAACAGACATGGTACCAGTTTGAAGGGTTGCACGGTATATGTAACACTGTTCCCCTGCAATGAATGCACAAAGCTCCTGATACAGTCGGGGATCAAGGAAGTGATATACTACGCTGATGATAAAGCTGCAAAAGAGGAATTCAAGGCCTCTTGGGAGATGTTGGAACTGAAAGGTGTTAAGTTGAG